A genomic region of Pseudomonas sp. KU43P contains the following coding sequences:
- the pncB gene encoding nicotinate phosphoribosyltransferase, with protein sequence MSESAFAERIVHNLLDTDFYKLTMMQAVLHNYPDADVEWEFRCRNGEDLRPYLDEIRHQLELLSDLTLDDGQLAFLERISFLKPDFLRFLRLFRFNLRYVQLGIEHDQLCLRLRGPWLHVILFEVPLLALISEVRNRHLHPHMRLCEARDQLHRKFDWLRAHASEDELAELQVADFGTRRRFSSRVQAEVVKVLRDDFPGRFVGTSNVDLAWKLDIKPLGTMAHEWFMAHQQLGPRLIDSQIAALDCWVREYRGLLGIALTDCITMDAFLRDFDLYFAKLFDGLRHDSGEPVAWAEKAIAHYQKLGIDPMTKTLVFSDGLNLTRSLEIFRALRGRINVSFGIGTNLTCDIPGVAPMNIVLKMTDCNGSPVAKISDEAAKTQCRDANFVAYMRHVFKVPSKE encoded by the coding sequence ATGAGCGAGAGCGCATTCGCCGAGCGCATCGTGCACAACCTGCTCGACACCGACTTTTACAAGCTCACCATGATGCAGGCCGTGCTGCACAACTACCCGGACGCCGACGTGGAATGGGAGTTCCGCTGTCGCAACGGCGAGGACCTGCGCCCGTACCTTGACGAGATCCGCCACCAGCTCGAACTGCTCAGCGACCTCACCCTGGATGATGGCCAGCTGGCCTTCCTCGAACGCATCAGCTTCCTCAAGCCCGATTTCCTGCGCTTTCTGCGCCTGTTCCGCTTCAACCTGCGCTATGTGCAACTGGGCATCGAGCACGACCAACTGTGCCTGCGCCTGCGCGGCCCCTGGCTGCATGTGATCCTGTTCGAAGTACCGCTGCTGGCCCTCATCAGCGAGGTGCGCAACCGCCACCTGCACCCGCACATGCGCCTTTGCGAGGCGCGCGACCAGCTGCACCGCAAGTTCGACTGGTTGCGCGCCCACGCCAGCGAAGACGAACTGGCCGAACTGCAAGTGGCCGACTTCGGCACCCGCCGTCGCTTCTCCAGCCGTGTACAGGCCGAAGTGGTAAAGGTGCTGCGCGACGATTTCCCAGGCCGTTTTGTCGGCACCAGCAACGTCGACCTGGCATGGAAACTGGATATCAAGCCTCTGGGCACCATGGCCCACGAGTGGTTCATGGCTCACCAGCAGCTCGGCCCGCGGCTGATCGACAGCCAGATCGCCGCCCTCGACTGCTGGGTACGCGAATACCGCGGCCTGCTCGGTATCGCCCTGACCGACTGCATCACCATGGATGCCTTCCTGCGCGATTTCGACTTGTACTTCGCCAAGCTGTTCGACGGCCTGCGCCACGATTCGGGCGAACCGGTGGCCTGGGCGGAAAAGGCCATCGCCCATTACCAGAAGCTGGGCATCGACCCGATGACCAAGACCTTGGTGTTCTCCGATGGCCTGAACCTGACCCGTTCGCTGGAAATCTTCCGTGCCTTGCGCGGGCGCATCAACGTCAGTTTCGGCATTGGTACTAACCTGACGTGCGACATACCGGGTGTGGCACCGATGAACATCGTGCTTAAAATGACCGACTGCAACGGCTCGCCGGTGGCCAAGATCTCGGATGAGGCCGCCAAGACCCAGTGCCGCGACGCCAACTTCGTCGCCTACATGCGTCATGTATTCAAAGTCCCCAGCAAGGAGTAA
- a CDS encoding branched-chain amino acid ABC transporter substrate-binding protein, translated as MSQTFYKKGFLALAVATALGVSSFVQADVKIGVAGPMTGANAAFGEQYMKGAQAAADVINKNGGINGEQIKLVAGDDACEPKQAVAVANRLADQDKVIGVVGHFCSSNTIPASEVYDEAGIIAITPGSTNPAVTERGLSAMFRMCGRDDQQGIVAGDYIVDVLKGKKVAVLHDKDTYGQGLADATKAQLEKRGVKPVLYEGLTRGEKDFSAVVTKIRAAGADVVYFGGLHPEAGPLVRQLREQGLKDVKFMSDDGIVTDELVATAGGKQYVEGVYMTFGADPRLLPDSKAVVEEFRKAGTEPEGYTLYAYASVQALAAAFNGAKSNKGEDAAKWLKANPVQTVMGEKKWDSKGDLTVSDYVVYQWDKDGKYHQLEKQK; from the coding sequence ATGTCGCAGACGTTTTACAAGAAAGGTTTCCTGGCACTTGCCGTGGCTACGGCACTGGGTGTTTCTTCGTTTGTTCAGGCCGACGTCAAGATCGGCGTCGCTGGTCCCATGACCGGGGCCAACGCAGCGTTTGGCGAGCAGTACATGAAAGGTGCGCAGGCAGCGGCCGATGTCATCAACAAGAATGGCGGCATCAACGGCGAGCAGATCAAGCTGGTTGCAGGTGACGATGCCTGCGAGCCCAAGCAGGCCGTAGCGGTGGCCAACCGTCTGGCCGACCAGGACAAGGTCATCGGCGTAGTGGGTCACTTCTGTTCTTCCAACACCATTCCGGCGTCCGAGGTGTATGACGAAGCGGGCATCATCGCCATTACCCCGGGCTCGACCAACCCAGCAGTGACCGAGCGCGGCCTGAGCGCCATGTTCCGCATGTGCGGCCGTGACGACCAGCAAGGCATCGTCGCCGGCGATTACATCGTCGACGTGCTCAAAGGCAAGAAGGTCGCGGTGCTGCACGACAAGGACACCTATGGCCAGGGCCTGGCCGACGCGACCAAGGCGCAGCTGGAAAAACGCGGCGTGAAGCCTGTGCTGTACGAAGGCCTGACCCGCGGCGAGAAAGACTTCAGCGCCGTGGTCACCAAGATCCGCGCCGCCGGTGCCGACGTCGTCTACTTCGGCGGCCTGCACCCGGAAGCCGGCCCGCTGGTACGCCAGCTGCGCGAGCAGGGCCTGAAGGACGTCAAGTTCATGTCCGATGACGGCATCGTCACCGACGAACTGGTGGCCACTGCAGGCGGCAAGCAATACGTCGAGGGCGTGTACATGACCTTCGGCGCCGACCCGCGCCTGCTGCCCGACAGCAAGGCCGTGGTGGAAGAGTTCCGCAAGGCCGGTACCGAGCCTGAAGGCTACACCCTGTACGCCTATGCCTCCGTCCAGGCGCTGGCCGCCGCGTTCAACGGCGCCAAGTCGAACAAGGGCGAAGACGCTGCCAAGTGGCTCAAGGCCAACCCGGTGCAGACCGTCATGGGCGAGAAGAAGTGGGACAGCAAGGGCGACCTGACCGTCTCCGACTACGTGGTCTACCAGTGGGACAAGGACGGCAAGTACCACCAGCTGGAAAAACAAAAATAA
- a CDS encoding ABC transporter permease subunit — MDGIFLQQLVNGLTLGSVYGLIAIGYTMVYGIIGMINFAHGEVYMISAYLAAISLALLAYFGVESFPLLMLGTLLFTVVVTGVYGFTIERIAYKPLRNSTRLAPLISAIGISLILQNYAQISQGARQQGVPTLLEGALRVEVGSGFVQLTYTKIFILIAAFVGMGLLTYVIKYTKLGRMCRATQQDRKMASILGINTDRVISYVFVIGAVMAALAGVLITMNYGTFDFYAGFIIGIKAFTAAVLGGIGSLPGAMLGGIILGISESLFSGLINSDYKDVFSFSLLVMILIFRPQGLLGRPLVAKV, encoded by the coding sequence ATGGATGGTATTTTCCTGCAGCAACTGGTCAACGGCCTGACCCTCGGGTCGGTCTATGGCTTGATCGCCATCGGCTACACAATGGTCTATGGCATCATCGGCATGATCAACTTCGCGCACGGCGAGGTGTATATGATTTCCGCGTACCTCGCGGCAATCAGTCTGGCATTGCTGGCCTATTTCGGCGTCGAATCGTTCCCGCTACTGATGCTGGGTACGCTGTTGTTCACCGTCGTCGTCACGGGCGTCTATGGCTTCACCATCGAGCGCATCGCCTACAAACCCCTGCGCAACTCCACCCGCCTGGCACCGCTGATCAGTGCCATCGGCATCTCGCTGATCCTGCAGAACTACGCGCAGATCAGCCAGGGCGCCCGCCAGCAAGGCGTGCCAACCCTGCTCGAAGGCGCCCTGCGCGTCGAAGTGGGCAGCGGCTTCGTGCAACTGACCTACACCAAGATCTTCATCCTGATTGCCGCGTTCGTCGGCATGGGCCTGCTCACCTATGTGATCAAGTACACCAAGCTTGGCCGCATGTGCCGCGCCACCCAGCAAGATCGCAAGATGGCCTCGATCCTCGGCATCAACACCGACCGGGTGATCTCCTACGTGTTCGTCATCGGTGCGGTGATGGCTGCGCTGGCGGGCGTGCTGATCACCATGAACTACGGCACCTTCGACTTCTATGCCGGCTTCATCATCGGCATCAAGGCATTCACCGCCGCGGTGCTCGGCGGCATCGGCTCGCTGCCTGGCGCCATGCTCGGCGGGATCATCCTGGGCATCTCCGAGTCGTTGTTCTCAGGTCTGATCAACTCCGACTACAAGGACGTATTCAGCTTTTCGCTGCTGGTGATGATCCTTATCTTCCGCCCACAAGGCCTGTTGGGTCGCCCGCTCGTGGCTAAGGTGTGA
- the livM gene encoding high-affinity branched-chain amino acid ABC transporter permease LivM, which translates to MSIAKIASASETKGFDIKRSLLETIVAGLLALIVFGPIVGVVLDGYTFNAEPRRVAWLVGGVMLGRFLLSLYVQTAPGRRMLEGFDNGGSGVHVNAPDYKSRLRYIIPALIVIAIVFPIFANKYLLTVVILGLIYVLLGLGLNIVVGLAGLLDLGYVAFYAIGAYGLALGYQYLGLGFWSVLPLAAIAAALAGCILGFPVLRMHGDYLAIVTLGFGEIIRLVLNNWLSFTGGPNGMPAPAPTFFGLEFGRRAKDGGVPIHEFLGIDYNANLKFVFIYAVLFLVVLAVLYIKHRLTRMPVGRAWEALREDEIACRSMGLNHVLVKLSAFTLGASTAGLAGVFFATYQGFVNPSSFTFFESALILAIVVLGGMGSTVGVVIAAFVLTVAPELLRSFSEYRVLLFGVLMVLMMIWRPRGLIRISRTGVVPRKGVAP; encoded by the coding sequence ATGTCGATTGCCAAGATTGCCTCTGCCTCCGAAACCAAGGGTTTCGATATCAAACGCAGTTTGCTCGAGACGATTGTCGCGGGCCTGCTGGCCCTCATCGTGTTTGGCCCGATCGTCGGCGTGGTGCTCGACGGCTACACCTTCAATGCCGAGCCGCGCCGGGTGGCCTGGCTGGTCGGCGGGGTGATGCTCGGGCGATTCCTGCTCAGCCTGTACGTGCAGACCGCCCCCGGGCGGCGCATGCTCGAAGGCTTCGACAACGGTGGTTCGGGGGTGCATGTCAACGCCCCTGACTACAAGTCGCGCCTGCGCTACATCATCCCGGCGCTGATCGTGATCGCGATCGTCTTCCCGATCTTTGCCAACAAGTACCTGCTGACCGTGGTCATCCTCGGCCTGATCTACGTGCTGCTGGGCCTGGGCCTGAACATCGTGGTCGGCCTTGCGGGCCTGCTCGATCTGGGATACGTGGCGTTCTACGCCATCGGCGCCTACGGCCTGGCGCTGGGCTACCAGTACCTCGGGCTGGGCTTCTGGAGCGTGCTGCCGCTGGCGGCCATCGCCGCAGCGCTGGCGGGGTGCATCCTCGGCTTCCCGGTGTTGCGCATGCACGGTGACTACTTGGCGATCGTGACCCTGGGCTTTGGCGAGATCATCCGCCTGGTGCTGAACAACTGGCTGTCGTTCACCGGTGGCCCGAACGGCATGCCGGCGCCGGCGCCGACCTTCTTCGGCCTGGAGTTCGGCCGTCGGGCCAAGGACGGTGGGGTGCCGATTCATGAGTTTCTGGGCATCGATTACAACGCCAACCTGAAGTTCGTGTTCATCTACGCGGTGCTGTTCCTGGTGGTACTGGCCGTGCTGTATATCAAGCACCGGTTGACCCGCATGCCAGTCGGGCGTGCCTGGGAAGCGCTGCGCGAAGATGAGATCGCCTGCCGCTCGATGGGCCTGAACCATGTGCTGGTCAAGCTCTCGGCCTTCACCCTGGGCGCTTCCACTGCAGGTCTGGCCGGGGTGTTCTTCGCCACCTACCAGGGTTTCGTCAACCCGTCGTCGTTCACCTTCTTCGAGTCGGCGCTGATCCTGGCCATCGTCGTGCTCGGCGGCATGGGGTCGACCGTGGGGGTGGTGATCGCCGCCTTCGTGTTGACCGTGGCGCCTGAGCTGCTGCGCAGCTTCTCCGAATACCGCGTACTGCTGTTCGGCGTGCTGATGGTGCTGATGATGATCTGGCGACCGCGTGGGCTGATCCGCATCAGCCGTACCGGTGTGGTCCCGCGTAAAGGAGTGGCGCCATGA
- a CDS encoding ATP-binding cassette domain-containing protein produces MSDEIILSVDNLMMQFGGIKALSDVSLKVKRNQIFALIGPNGAGKTTVFNCLTGFYKASGGRIELNVRGSHTNVIQLLGERFQATDFVSPAKFANRLYYKMFGGTHLVNRAGLARTFQNIRLFKEMSVVENLLVAQHMWVNRNLLAGVLNTKAYRKAESDALDHAFYWLEVVDLVDCANRLAGELSYGQQRRLEIARAMCTRPKIICLDEPAAGLNPQETEALSRMIRVLRDEHDITVVLIEHDMGMVMSISDHIVVLDHGNVIAEGAPQDIRHNPTVIAAYLGADEEELV; encoded by the coding sequence ATGAGCGACGAAATCATTCTCTCGGTCGACAACCTGATGATGCAGTTCGGTGGCATCAAGGCGCTCAGCGATGTCAGCCTCAAGGTCAAGCGCAACCAGATCTTTGCCTTGATCGGCCCCAACGGCGCCGGCAAGACCACTGTGTTCAACTGCCTCACCGGTTTCTACAAGGCCAGCGGCGGGCGTATCGAGCTGAACGTGCGCGGTAGCCATACCAACGTTATTCAGTTGCTGGGCGAGCGCTTCCAGGCCACCGATTTCGTGTCGCCGGCGAAGTTTGCCAATCGCCTGTACTACAAGATGTTCGGTGGTACCCACCTGGTGAACCGCGCAGGCCTGGCGCGGACGTTCCAGAACATTCGCCTGTTCAAGGAAATGTCGGTGGTGGAAAACCTGCTGGTGGCCCAGCACATGTGGGTCAACCGCAACCTGCTGGCCGGTGTGCTCAACACCAAGGCCTACCGCAAGGCCGAAAGCGATGCCCTGGACCACGCATTCTATTGGCTGGAAGTGGTCGACTTGGTCGACTGCGCCAACCGGCTGGCTGGCGAGTTGTCCTATGGCCAACAGCGCCGCCTGGAAATCGCCCGGGCCATGTGCACGCGCCCGAAGATCATCTGCCTGGACGAGCCGGCTGCCGGCCTCAACCCGCAGGAGACCGAGGCGCTGAGCCGTATGATCCGTGTGCTGCGCGACGAACACGACATCACCGTGGTGCTGATCGAACATGACATGGGCATGGTCATGAGCATCTCGGACCATATCGTCGTGCTTGACCACGGCAACGTGATCGCCGAAGGCGCGCCACAGGATATTCGCCACAACCCGACGGTGATCGCCGCCTATTTGGGTGCCGACGAAGAGGAACTGGTATGA
- a CDS encoding ABC transporter ATP-binding protein, whose product MSAPILELKELDVFYGPIQALKKVSMHINEGETVSLIGANGAGKSTLLMSIFGQPRAASGHIVYRGTDITRKSSHYIASNGIAQSPEGRRVFPDMTVEENLMMGTIPIGDKHASEDMQRMFELFPRLKERRNQRAMTMSGGEQQMLAIARALMSRPKLLLLDEPSLGLAPIVVKQIFATLRELAKTGMTIFLVEQNANHALKLSDRAYVMVNGQIRMTGTGQELLVNEEVRNAYLGGH is encoded by the coding sequence ATGAGTGCACCCATTCTCGAACTGAAGGAACTGGACGTGTTCTACGGGCCCATCCAGGCCCTGAAGAAAGTCTCGATGCACATCAACGAAGGCGAGACGGTCAGCCTGATCGGCGCCAACGGAGCCGGCAAGTCGACCTTGCTGATGTCGATCTTCGGCCAGCCGCGTGCGGCGTCCGGGCACATTGTCTATCGTGGCACCGACATCACCCGCAAGTCGTCGCACTACATCGCCTCCAACGGCATCGCCCAGTCCCCGGAAGGGCGCCGAGTGTTCCCCGACATGACGGTCGAGGAAAATTTGATGATGGGTACCATCCCCATCGGCGACAAGCATGCCAGTGAAGACATGCAGCGCATGTTCGAGCTGTTTCCGCGCTTGAAGGAGCGGCGCAACCAGCGAGCGATGACCATGTCCGGTGGCGAGCAGCAAATGCTCGCCATTGCCCGGGCGTTGATGAGCCGGCCCAAGCTGCTGCTGCTCGACGAGCCCTCGTTGGGGCTTGCGCCTATCGTGGTCAAGCAGATCTTCGCGACCCTGCGTGAACTGGCCAAAACGGGGATGACCATCTTCCTGGTGGAGCAGAACGCCAACCATGCACTGAAGTTGTCTGACCGGGCGTATGTGATGGTCAACGGCCAGATCCGCATGACCGGCACCGGGCAGGAACTGTTGGTGAACGAAGAAGTGCGTAACGCGTACCTGGGCGGGCATTGA
- a CDS encoding SDR family oxidoreductase: MTSTVFITGATSGFGEATARRFADAGWKLVLTGRRKDRLDALCAELSAKTEVHGLVLDVRDRKAMEQAIATLPAGFDKLRGLVNNAGLALGVDAAQNCSLDDWETMVDTNIKGLMYTTRLLLPRLIAHGRGASILNVGSVAGNYPYPGSNVYGGTKAFVGQFSLSLRCDLRGTGVRVSNIEPGLCESEFSLVRFGGDQAKYDATYAGAEPIQPQDIAETIFWILNQPAHININSLELMPVSQDWAGFSIDRSAKG; the protein is encoded by the coding sequence ATGACGTCCACCGTATTCATCACTGGCGCGACTTCCGGTTTTGGCGAGGCCACCGCCCGCCGTTTCGCCGACGCCGGCTGGAAGCTGGTACTCACCGGGCGCCGCAAGGACCGTCTGGATGCCCTGTGCGCCGAGCTGTCGGCCAAGACTGAAGTGCATGGCCTGGTCCTCGATGTGCGCGACCGCAAGGCCATGGAACAGGCGATCGCCACCCTGCCAGCCGGCTTCGACAAGCTGCGCGGCCTGGTCAATAACGCAGGCCTGGCACTGGGTGTGGATGCAGCGCAGAACTGCAGCCTCGACGATTGGGAAACCATGGTCGACACCAACATCAAGGGCCTGATGTACACCACCCGCCTGCTGCTGCCACGCCTGATCGCCCACGGTCGCGGCGCGTCGATCCTCAATGTGGGTTCCGTGGCGGGCAACTACCCGTACCCGGGCAGCAATGTGTATGGCGGCACCAAGGCCTTCGTCGGTCAGTTCTCGCTGAGCCTGCGTTGTGACCTGCGTGGCACCGGTGTGCGCGTCAGCAATATCGAGCCGGGCCTGTGCGAGAGCGAGTTTTCGCTGGTGCGATTTGGCGGTGACCAGGCCAAGTATGACGCCACCTATGCTGGCGCCGAGCCGATCCAGCCGCAGGATATCGCCGAGACCATTTTCTGGATCCTCAACCAGCCGGCACACATCAACATCAACAGCCTGGAGCTGATGCCGGTGAGCCAGGACTGGGCAGGGTTCTCGATCGACCGTTCGGCCAAAGGCTGA
- a CDS encoding AGE family epimerase/isomerase: MPNACPLQPELARFNQHFADRIVPLWLGPGWNADMALPYEALDAQHQPLPVQRYRAMACARQLYLFSSRIEQPGAAERAAALFRSLQRHFHDAENGGWFYSIDAEGKPLDRRKDLYTHAFIVFACAHYWGKVQEGLVESALNAALEIVAEQFARDDGLYEASLGEDWSDLGSGPLQNPQMHLAEAFLQVLAVREDENVQHDLLQLCEALQTHFIEPQYGLMLEKPRGAVDNWFEPGHQFEWFYLLETSPLLRGTPLHASIERAFGYAEQCGVKDTAVLAMLDVDGKVIDATQRIWAQAEYLRALALRADHDTRLIEQLQAMNRRFLREAGWYECLDSEGAVSRHDMPSTTPYHLATCLEGLQRLN, from the coding sequence ATGCCCAACGCCTGCCCCCTTCAGCCCGAACTGGCCCGCTTCAACCAGCACTTCGCCGATCGCATCGTGCCGCTGTGGCTAGGCCCAGGCTGGAACGCCGACATGGCCCTGCCCTACGAAGCCCTTGACGCTCAGCACCAGCCACTGCCCGTCCAGCGCTACCGGGCCATGGCCTGTGCTCGCCAGCTCTACCTGTTCAGCAGCCGTATCGAGCAACCCGGTGCCGCAGAGCGCGCCGCCGCCCTGTTCCGCTCGTTGCAGCGGCATTTCCATGATGCCGAGAACGGCGGCTGGTTCTACAGCATCGACGCTGAAGGCAAGCCCCTGGACCGACGCAAGGACCTTTACACCCACGCCTTCATCGTCTTCGCCTGCGCCCATTACTGGGGCAAGGTACAAGAAGGGCTGGTGGAGTCTGCGCTCAATGCTGCCCTGGAGATCGTTGCCGAACAGTTCGCCCGCGATGACGGCCTGTACGAGGCCAGCCTGGGTGAAGACTGGTCCGACCTGGGCAGCGGCCCCTTGCAAAACCCGCAGATGCACTTGGCCGAGGCGTTCCTGCAGGTGCTCGCCGTGCGTGAAGATGAGAACGTGCAGCACGACCTGCTGCAACTGTGCGAGGCGCTGCAAACGCACTTCATCGAGCCGCAGTACGGGCTAATGCTGGAAAAGCCAAGGGGTGCTGTGGATAACTGGTTCGAACCGGGGCATCAGTTCGAATGGTTCTACCTGTTGGAGACTTCGCCGCTGTTGCGTGGTACGCCGCTGCACGCGTCCATCGAGCGCGCCTTTGGCTATGCCGAGCAGTGCGGGGTGAAGGACACGGCGGTGCTGGCCATGCTGGACGTGGATGGCAAGGTCATCGATGCGACCCAGCGGATTTGGGCACAGGCGGAGTATCTGCGGGCGCTGGCGTTGCGTGCTGATCACGATACCAGGTTGATCGAACAGTTACAGGCGATGAACAGGCGATTCCTGCGGGAGGCTGGCTGGTATGAGTGCCTGGACAGCGAAGGTGCTGTCAGCCGACATGATATGCCTTCGACCACCCCTTACCACTTGGCGACCTGCCTGGAAGGGTTGCAGCGCCTGAACTGA
- a CDS encoding TetR family transcriptional regulator, which produces MLPRAEQKQQTRQALLDAACQLMESGRGFGSISLREVAKAAGIVPTGFYRHFPDMDALGLALVAEVDATFRHTIRLVRQNEFELGGITDASVRIFLDVVAAHRAQFLFLAREQYGGSQAVRQAIARLRQGISDDLATDLARMKRWQHLDNAALAVMADLVVKTVFATLPELIDSPEQGYPQALTAQEKITQQLRFIFVGARHWQGLGNPG; this is translated from the coding sequence ATGCTGCCGCGCGCCGAACAGAAGCAACAGACCCGCCAGGCCCTGCTCGATGCTGCCTGCCAGCTCATGGAGAGTGGTCGCGGCTTCGGCAGCATCAGCCTGCGCGAAGTGGCCAAGGCGGCAGGTATCGTGCCCACAGGCTTCTACCGGCACTTCCCCGACATGGATGCCCTGGGCCTGGCGCTGGTCGCCGAAGTTGACGCCACCTTTCGTCATACCATCCGCCTGGTGCGGCAGAACGAGTTCGAACTCGGCGGTATAACCGACGCCTCGGTACGCATCTTCCTCGATGTGGTGGCCGCCCACCGTGCGCAGTTCCTGTTCCTGGCGCGCGAACAGTACGGTGGCTCGCAAGCGGTGCGCCAGGCGATTGCACGCTTGCGCCAGGGCATCAGCGACGACTTGGCCACCGACCTTGCGCGCATGAAGCGCTGGCAGCATCTGGACAACGCTGCACTGGCAGTGATGGCCGACCTGGTGGTGAAGACCGTGTTCGCCACCTTGCCCGAATTGATCGACAGCCCTGAACAGGGTTATCCACAGGCGTTGACGGCGCAGGAAAAGATCACCCAGCAGCTGCGCTTCATCTTCGTCGGCGCACGGCATTGGCAGGGGCTGGGTAATCCGGGCTGA